One segment of Rhinatrema bivittatum chromosome 14, aRhiBiv1.1, whole genome shotgun sequence DNA contains the following:
- the LOC115075624 gene encoding adenosine receptor A1-like: MDTYFGFILLECLLAVGILGMNLLVCATVYLHKELRSVTNYLIICLAVADLGVGALAIPFSIVLSMEYTLCFYVCLFFTCFPLVTTQFSILLLLVIAINAHLKIRLSNSYAAHVKKRHITLIVAFCWLLSCLIGFSPMMGWNRFQQYVGSNRTVAMSIPSERSMLGHGVPYAGFLSTVYFTIQRGFNVSDIHGSHLGRCSFTSIFTPEYLVYFVFFTCTLLPLGIMLAIYTDLFRIVRGHFMAHPLRVMKWGEVQLAHTLFLLVGIFCVCWIPINIINSLSLLCPECTVYDSLTRLAVLLSHVNSLANPLVYAMRKKDFGLALRSVFFRYILCWTMLKSCCRKSKVYPEA; encoded by the exons ATGGACACCTACTTTGGCTTTATCCTTCTGGAGTGCCTGCTGGCTGTGGGTATTCTTGGGATGAACTTGCTGGTCTGTGCCACGGTGTACCTGCACAAGGAGCTGAGGTCTGTCACCAACTACCTAATCATTTGTCTGGCAGTGGCAGACCTTGGCGTGGGGGCTCTGGCAATTCCGTTCTCCATCGTCCTGAGCATGGAGTACACTCTCTGCTTCTACGTCTGTCTCTTCTTCACCTGCTTCCCGCTGGTCACCACGCAGTTCTCCATCCTCCTACTGCTGGTCATTGCCATCAACGCCCACCTGAAGATCAGGCTGTCCAACAG TTATGCTGCCCATGTGAAGAAAAGGCACATCACGCTTATTGTGGCCTTCTGCTGGCTTCTCTCCTGCCTGATTGGCTTCTCCCCCATGATGGGCTGGAACCGCTTCCAACAGTATGTGGGTTCCAACCGCACGGTGGCCATGAGCATCCCCTCAGAGCGCTCCATGCTGGGCCACGGCGTCCCCTATGCTGGCTTCCTCTCCACGGTCTACTTTACCATCCAGAGAGGCTTCAACGTCAGCGATATCCATGGCTCACACCTGGGCCGCTGTTCCTTCACCTCTATCTTCACTCCAGAGTACCTGGTCTACTTCGTTTTCTTCACCTGCACCCTCTTACCCCTGGGCATCATGCTGGCCATCTACACTGATCTCTTCCGAATTGTCCGGGGCCACTTCATGGCGCACCCGCTGCGGGTGATGAAATGGGGAGAGGTACAGCTGGCCCACACCCTCTTCCTCTTGGTGGGGATTTTCTGTGTCTGCTGGATCCCCATAAATATTATCAACAGCCTGAGCCTGCTCTGTCCAGAGTGCACTGTGTATGACTCTCTGACTCGCTTGGCAGTACTTCTGTCTCACGTGAACTCTTTGGCAAATCCCCTGGTTTATGCTATGCGGAAGAAAGACTTTGGACTGGCCCTTAGGTCAGTCTTCTTCCGCTACATTCTCTGCTGGACCATGCTAAAGAGTTGCTGCCGGAAGTCAAAGGTTTATCCTGAAGCATGA